A section of the Castanea sativa cultivar Marrone di Chiusa Pesio chromosome 12, ASM4071231v1 genome encodes:
- the LOC142619947 gene encoding NAC domain-containing protein 21/22-like: protein MGLRDIGATLPPGFRFYPSDEELVCHYLYKKITNEEVLKGTLMEIDLHTCEPWQLPEVAKLNATEWYFFSFRDRKYATGFRTNRATTSGYWKATGKDRTVLDPMSREIVGMRKTLVFYRNRAPNGIKTGWIMHEFRLETPHMPPKEDWVLCRVFHKSKGMAPNLEDSNQLMFETTSCGPTSQTMPCGYNQITSFASTPSHHNQSSLLNLLQYSQGTDTNNEITSKGDDEYGFLWDMNLEEDSLGNGAPSNLEEMSRFEIDNGMVFL from the exons aTGGGTTTGAGAGACATTGGAGCCACACTGCCTCCTGGGTTCAGGTTTTATCCTAGTGATGAGGAGTTGGTCTGCCATTATCTCTACAAAAAGATCACAAATGAGGAAGTTTTGAAGGGTACTTTGATGGAAATTGACTTGCATACTTGTGAGCCATGGCAGCTTCCTG AGGTGGCTAAACTCAATGCAACTGAATGGTACTTCTTCAGCTTCAGAGACCGCAAATATGCCACAGGCTTCAGGACCAATAGGGCAACGACATCTGGATACTGGAAAGCCACAGGGAAGGACCGTACAGTGCTGGACCCAATGTCACGGGAGATAGTGGGGATGAGAAAGACTTTGGTGTTCTATCGGAATAGAGCTCCAAATGGCATCAAAACTGGTTGGATCATGCATGAATTTCGCTTGGAGACCCCACATATGCCTCCTAAG GAAGACTGGGTTTTGTGCAGAGTATTTCACAAAAGCAAGGGTATGGCACCAAACTTGGAAGATAGCAACCAACTTATGTTTGAGACCACATCTTGTGGTCCAACTAGCCAAACCATGCCTTGTGGGTACAATCAAATCACCTCGTTTGCTTCAACCCCATCTCACCACAACCAAAGTTCCCTGCTAAATCTCCTTCAGTATTCTCAGGGCACAGACACCAACAATGAAATTACCTCCAAAGGTGATGATGAATATGGGTTCTTATGGGATATGAACTTGGAAGAAGatagtttgggaaatggggcaCCTTCAAACTTGGAGGAGATGAGCAGATTCGAGATTGACAACGGCATGGTTTTcctatga
- the LOC142620589 gene encoding uncharacterized protein LOC142620589, which yields MRLLSWNCQGLGNPWTIRSLHKLVKDQAPIVCFLMETRLDKEGFDKHGRELPFKNKLIVKKPNSGGGLALLWKPEVQLDVINYTDNHTLAKVVEDDGFEWFLTGFYGWPEIDQKTKSWALLSHLATFVDGPWCCIGDFNAILYVTEKQSAYSLSFKQMEEFGIALESCGLVDLGFHGYPFTWNNKRPGGANTR from the coding sequence ATGAGGCTGTTAAGTTGGAATTgccaagggcttgggaacccttggACAATCCGTAGCCTTCACAAGCTTGTGAAGGATCAAGCTCCCATAGTGTGCTTTCTAATGGAAACACGCTTAGATAAGGAAGGGTTTGATAAACATGGCAGAGAACtaccatttaaaaataaattgattgtGAAGAAGCCGAATTCAGGAGGAGGTCTTGCATTGCTTTGGAAACCAGAGGTGCAATTGGATGTGATCAACTATACGGATAATCACACTTTGGCCAAAGTGGTGGAAGATGATGGATTTGAGTGGTTTTTAACTGGTTTTTATGGGTGGCCTGAGATTGATCAGAAAACTAAGTCTTGGGCTTTGTTATCTCATCTTGCTACTTTTGTGGATGGTCCTTGGTGTTGCATTGGAGACTTCAATGCGATACTATATGTGACTGAGAAACAAAGTGCCTATTCACTGTCTTTCAAGCAAATGGAGGAATTTGGCATAGCTTTGGAGTCATGTGGTTTAGTGGACTTGGGTTTCCATGGTTATCCCTTTACATGGAATAACAAAAGACCGGGTGGAGCAAATACTAGGTAG
- the LOC142620587 gene encoding uncharacterized protein LOC142620587: MEDSTPPPTSTATDQRVKELSTQVEAMREKFTCYDAIEAEVRLMRRMLTQMYPSFPTISMGDSSYSFISPAFADVLHMSPELLDCELWVSTPSGVMLCAQWVYQSCVINIASKDLVVDLILLHMHDFDAILGMNWLSTYYAVVECFEKSVIFHIPGQSKFNFEGDTKVKPLSIIFALQARNMLKRGCIGFLAYMIDSEATNEKLEDIPIVKEFPDLFPEELLGLPLDREIEFSIELFPSTSPISKAPYRKGPS, from the exons ATGGAGGACAGTACACCACCTCCAACATCTACTGCAACCGACCAAAGGGTTAAGGAGTTGTCTACTCAAGTAGAAGCAATGAGGGAAAAATTCACTTGTTATGATGCCATTGAAGCTGAAGTGAGGTTAATGAGGAGGATGTTGACCCAAATGTACCCATCGTTTCCCACTATCTCTATG gGTGACTCTTCATACTCGTTTATATCTCCTGCTTTTGCTGATGTATTACACATGAGTCCTGAGTTGTTGGATTGTGAACTATGGGTGTCTACTCCTTCGGGTGTAATGTTATGTGCTCAATGGGTGTATCAAAGTTGTGTTATTAATATTGCTAGTAAGGATCTAGTTGTAGATTTAATTTTGTTACATATGCATGATTTTGATGCCATTTTGGGTATGAACTGGTTGTCAACTTACTATGCAGTTGTAgaatgttttgagaaaagtgTAATCTTTCACATACCTGGCCaatctaaatttaattttgagggAGATACAAAGGTTAAACCATTGAGTATAATTTTTGCTCTTCAAGCTAGGAATATGCTTAAAAGGGGGTGTATTGGCTTTTTGGCATACATGATTGACTCTGAAGCTACTAATGAAAAGTTAGAAGATATTCCTATTGTAAAAGAATTTCCAGATCTTTTTCCAGAAGAGTTACTTGGCCTACCTCTAGATAGAGAGATTGAATTCTCTATTGAACTTTTTCCTAGTACCAGTCCTATATCTAAGGCTCCTTATAGAAAGGGCCCCAGCTGA